Part of the Ignavibacterium album JCM 16511 genome, TATACAGATTAAATTCATTTGGTAATCTTAAAGAAAAAATTGAATTTGACGGAGATGGAGAACAGGTTGCCAAGACAGTTTATAATTATGATACAAACAACAGATTAATTGAAGAAGCGCAATTCGAATCTGATAATAATCTTATCAGGAAAAATTCATTCACATATAATGATCTGGATTTGAAGACTCAATCAATTGAATTTGATAGTGATGGAAAGCAAGTGAGCAAATTTTTATATCATTATGATTCTGCGAAAAGATTAATCAAAGCAATTAGTCTCAATCTTCTTGAAGAACCTGTATTTGAGTTAAGATATAATTACGAATCAAAATAAGTGTGAGTGAAAAACCAGGGCTGACTAAAAAGAAAAGGAGTCTGTAGAATAATTTGGGTAAATGGGTTTTGGTGTTAAAGAACATCTTTTAATCTCTCTTCAAAAATAATTGATAAATGGGATAATACAACATTCCAATTTTGCACATGCATAACAGCCCATTTTTTAGAGATATCTCTGTAAACTAGGAAAAACATTTTTTTTCAGTGCATCATCCAGCCAAAGGCTGGCAGGCTGTTAGGAGAAATGCTTCTCTGTTTTGTTACTTTTATAAATTGAAGATACACAGTTTCGACTGCATTGGTAGTGTAAATGATTTTTCTTATTTCATCTGGATACTTGAAAAATGTGGAAGCGTGCGCCCAGTTCTGTCTCCAGGTTCTAATAGACAAGGAATATTTCTTAGCCCAGTTCTCTTCAAGCCTATCAAGAGCAATAAGAGCTGCTTCTTCTGTAGGTGCTGAGTAAACCTGGCGTAGTTGTTTCATAAATGATTTCTGATCTTTGCTTGCAATGTATCTAAGCGTGTTTCTAATCAGATGGATAATGCAGAGCTGGATTTCTGTTCCGGGGAAAACTGTGTTGATTGCCTCGGGAAAACCCTTCAGTCCATCAATACAGGCAATCAGAATATCCTGAACTCCGCGATTCTTTAATTCAGTTAAGACACTAAGCCAGAAGTTAGAGCCTTCAGCTTCGCTTACCCACAAGCCCAGAAGATCCTTTCTGCCCGTAATATCAAGTGCCAGACAAGTGTAAGCAGCTTTATTTGTTACCTTTCCTTCACTGGTTACCTTGTAGTGGATTGCATCAAAGAAGACTATCGGATAAACTTTCTCAAGTGGTCGGTTGTGCCATTCTTTGGCCAGGTCGATTATCTTATCTGTTATCTGGGATACCAGTGATGCACTCACATCAAGCCCATAGAACTCCTGTACATGTGATTGTATATCTCTTGTGGTCATTCCCTTTGCATACATTGAGATAATCTTATCTTCAATCGGTCCAAGTGTTCTCTCATACTTCTTGACAACAACAGGATCAAATGTGCTATTGCGATCTCTCGGGACAGTTAGTTCAATCTCTCCATTGTCATTCTTCAGAGTCTTGTGAGTTTTACCGTTTCGGCTGTTACCGGTGTTTCTACCGGTGGGTGAGTATTTTTCATAACCAAGATGTTCGGTAAGCTCTGCATCGAGCATTCCTTCAAGGGTGGCTTTGATGATCTTCTTTATGGCTCCATTATCTCCCATCAAGTCCTGGTAGGTCTTTGCAGTTTTTAGATCGGCTTTAAGCTGCTCGATCATTTCTGGAGTAAGTTCCATTGTGTAAATCTCCTTTCGGATTGTGGTTAAAAGTAATTAGTTTTTTATAAAATGTCCAAAGGACTCCTTCGGAGAAAACCCTTCCGTTAGCTAACGGACAGATTTTCACCAAGTTAAGTGCTGTTCCGCTACGCTCCACAGCACTTAACTAATTTCTTACTTTAACCATTTACACAGAATTGTTTACACTCCCCAGAAATGAGGTTAAAAATGTTAGCTGATTTTCTCCCTTATTTAATTAACGCCAAATTCCTTTTTCTGCTGAACCATTATACAAATTAATTTGTTCATTTGGGAATTGAAAATTCAATAAAATGAAATCTGTGTAAATTTTTCTGAAAATCTACATTTTTCTTTGTACTTATTTTATTTTGTATTACAATGAAAAATGGAAAGCATATTTGTTTAAAATTAAAAAATTCATTTATTTTTATTTATTAAGAGTTAAATCTTCTTTAATTTTCAATATATCAAGTTTTAATTAGGTAATACTTTTATTTATTAAAACAAATAACTTTTTATAGCTATAAATTTTAATATAATGAACCGACCCTTAGGAGAATATTTACTAATTTTTGCTTTTTTTTTTAGCAGCAAATATTTTGATTTTGGCTCAGCCTAATTCTCACATTGATATTTCATATTATGCAAATCATCCATTAAAAGTCTATACAAACAAAGATGGTCTGCCGCAAAATGCAGTCATTTCGATTGCAATTGATAGCATTGGCAAGTTATGGGTAGGCACACAGGATGGAGCGGCTTATTACAATGGAAGAATTTGGGAAAAAATAAAAATACCGGGATATCTAACTTCAAATTATATTCAAACTATTAAAGTTGGGCAAGATGGAGCAATTTGGTTTGGAGTTTTACGGGATGGAATATATAGATACAAAGATGGTAAATGGAATTTTTGGGGATTAAAGGAAGGGCTGCCAAGTAACTATATCCTATGTATTTATGAGCAGGTCAACAAAAATGATGGTAATATTATTTGGATTGGCACTAATAATGGCGCAGCAAGGTACATCAATGGTAAGTGGGAAACATTTTCATCGGAAGAAATTGTTGGATTATCTGGAAATATTGTCTATGATATCTATCAAGGCAGTGATAATAAACTATGGTTTGCAACTAATAATGGTCTGTCTTATTACTCTCAAAATTATTGGAAAATAGTTCCTATTCCTTTTACTTTAAGAAAAAAGCAAATTTATCGTATTATGCAATCTAAGGATGGTGTTTTGTGGTTTGGTGGTGATGGTACTTTATTAAAATATAAAAATAATTCTTGGGAATTGCATAAATTCAAAGGGAGCGGAACAAGCAATGTTGTCAACGCTATTCTGGAAAGTAAAGATGGAATTGTTTGGTTGGGAACGCATAGTGGTATTTATAATATCATAGAGGATAGTATTTCTAAAAAAGATATTCTTAAATTTGTAAACATTAGAAACAATACTCAAAAGAAAGATGAGTTTATAGTGTGGAGTATCTTAGAAACTGAAGCTGGCAATTTATGGTTTGGAACTTTTTTAGGATTATTCAGATACAGTTACGGAAAGTGGCTTAGCATTGATAAATATATGGATTTAGACAGAGGAGGAACAAATTGCATTTGGGAAAGATCAGGCAATGAATTTTGGTTCGGGACAGAAAATGGTCTGGTAATTTACCGCAATGGTGTTTGGAATTTAGATAAAAATATTTCAGGTTCAATTTTGTCACTATTTGAATCAACCGACAGAGCTATGTGGGTAAGTGTTTTATTCAAAGGTATATACAGATATAAAGATTATAAATGGATTAAATTTACTAAAGATAATGGTTTAGCCGAAAACTCTAATTGGTTTATATATCAGACTTCTGATGGAGCTATGTGGTTTGGAAGCGATGCCGGAGTAACTAGATTTAAAGATAATAAGTGGTCTAAAATTACAAAAGCTGATGGTTTAGTCGATAATACGGTTCTTTGTATGTTAGAAGCCAGTGACAGTTCCCTCTGGTTCGGAACAACATCAGGTGCAACGGTTATTAAAAAAGGGAAAAAATATAATTTTACTAAACTTGATGGATTGGGTGGTAATGTAATCTCAGCAATCTATGAAAATAATGATTCCATTGAAACCGCTCGTGGAATTTGGATTGCAACTATGGGAGGAGGAGTTTCAAAATTTAATCCTGTTTCAGGCAAATGGCATAATTACAATACCTTTACTACACCAAAATTATCAAACAACACTGTTTATCGAATAGAAAAGGATAGTAAAGGAAGATTATATTTTCTAACAAGCAATATGGTAACAAGATTTACTTTCAAAAACGATAATAATATTGTTGCAGATATATTTTCCACAGAGGATGGTTTGCCTAACAATGAAGGTATCTCTAGTGCCTCATTTGTTGATAGTAAAGGGCGAATATGGGTTGGGACCACTGAAGGGGCAGCGTTTTATGATTTAAATAAAGAAATAAATTATTTCAAAAAAAACCATTATTAATTGATAAAATAATCATATCTAATGTTAATTCAGAAAAAGAAATTAAAGACGATGTTGTTTTATCCTATCAACAAAACAATATAATATTTGAGTTTTCTTTGTTGACTTTTTTTAGAGAACACGAGATAAATTATTCGACTCAACTTATAGGTTACGATGAAGCCCCATCAACTTGGAAAACCGATTATAAAAAAGAATATACAAATCTTCCGGATGGTTCATATATCTTTAAAGTCTGGGGAAAAGACTACGCTGGAAACATAAGCGGTCCTATTACATTCTCTTTTAGAATTACTCCTCCTTGGTGGAAAACATGGTGGTTCCAAGTTCTGTCATATTTGCTCTTTTTAACTTTGATATTTACATCTTTTAAAGTAATTACCGCTCAGAAGGAGAAAAAGCAATTCGCAATTCTGGAGAAAAAACGATTAATAGAAAGAGAAAGATTTCGTATATCGAAAGATATGCATGATACTATCGGTTCAAGTTTAACTAGGATTGCTATGTTAAGTGATATTATAAGTAATTCTTTTGAAAAAAATAGAGTTGTGGATGATGAATTAAATTCTATAAAAAAAAGAATAAATTTAATAGGTCAAATATCTCGGGAAATAATTGATGAAATGAATGAGATTATCTGGGCATTAAGTCCAAAACATGATGATATTCAAAGTCTGATTTTTTACTTACATCATTACACAAACAAGATGATCGAACAGAGTAATATACAACTGCATTTTCATTTTCCGGAATCTATAGAGGAGTATAAACTAAGTCCTGAAGAAAGAAGAAATATTTTTTTAATTTTTAAGGAAGCGATTAATAACCTAGTTAAGTATTCTAAAGCAAGAACTGTAACGGTTTCATTTATTATTGAAAATAAAAATTTGAATTTTGAAATAATTGATGATGGAGTAGGTTTTTCCGAATTAAACCCACTTGATAATAAAATTCCCCGGTTTGGTCTTAATAATATGAAAGAAAGAGCAAATTCCATAGGTGCGGTATTAGTTATCGATTCATCATATTCTAAAGGAACTAAAATCTATTTCTCCCTAGATCTAAAATAATTAGACACATTTGAGGTATTGATAATACAAATATTTTTACTTATAATATCAAAAAAAAAATTGATTTGAAACATTGTTTTACGAAAAAAATAGAATTCTGATAATCATCATATTTTGTTCCTAGAGAAACGCTTTCATTTAAGATTCTAAAAGAATTATTGGTGGTTAAATTTGAAAAAAATAAATGTGACTGTTGTTGAAGATGAACCAGAAATACTTGAGGGTATTGAAATAATATTAAACCAATCTTTACTATTTCAATGCACTGGAACTTATTCAAATGGTGAAAAGCTATTGGAAGAAATAAATATTTTAAAACCTGATTTAGTTCTAATGGATATTGTTTTACCTGGAATAAATGGGATTGAATGTTTGAAATTGATAAAAATGTTAAACCCTGACATTTTAGTAGTAATGCTTACAGTTTTTGAAGATGATGAAAAAATTTTTAATTCCATTTTAGCAGGTGCAGATGGATATTTATTGAAAAAAACACCACCAAACAAACTCATTGAATCTCTATCAGATATTGTTAATGGTGGTGTCGCTATGAATCCTCAAATTGCTAAGAAAGTTCTTGATATTTTTCGCATTAAACCAGCCCAAGAGTTTGAAAGTCTGTCAAACCGAGAAAT contains:
- a CDS encoding ligand-binding sensor domain-containing protein, giving the protein MLFFLAANILILAQPNSHIDISYYANHPLKVYTNKDGLPQNAVISIAIDSIGKLWVGTQDGAAYYNGRIWEKIKIPGYLTSNYIQTIKVGQDGAIWFGVLRDGIYRYKDGKWNFWGLKEGLPSNYILCIYEQVNKNDGNIIWIGTNNGAARYINGKWETFSSEEIVGLSGNIVYDIYQGSDNKLWFATNNGLSYYSQNYWKIVPIPFTLRKKQIYRIMQSKDGVLWFGGDGTLLKYKNNSWELHKFKGSGTSNVVNAILESKDGIVWLGTHSGIYNIIEDSISKKDILKFVNIRNNTQKKDEFIVWSILETEAGNLWFGTFLGLFRYSYGKWLSIDKYMDLDRGGTNCIWERSGNEFWFGTENGLVIYRNGVWNLDKNISGSILSLFESTDRAMWVSVLFKGIYRYKDYKWIKFTKDNGLAENSNWFIYQTSDGAMWFGSDAGVTRFKDNKWSKITKADGLVDNTVLCMLEASDSSLWFGTTSGATVIKKGKKYNFTKLDGLGGNVISAIYENNDSIETARGIWIATMGGGVSKFNPVSGKWHNYNTFTTPKLSNNTVYRIEKDSKGRLYFLTSNMVTRFTFKNDNNIVADIFSTEDGLPNNEGISSASFVDSKGRIWVGTTEGAAFYDLNKEINYFKKNHY
- a CDS encoding histidine kinase; protein product: MLTFFREHEINYSTQLIGYDEAPSTWKTDYKKEYTNLPDGSYIFKVWGKDYAGNISGPITFSFRITPPWWKTWWFQVLSYLLFLTLIFTSFKVITAQKEKKQFAILEKKRLIERERFRISKDMHDTIGSSLTRIAMLSDIISNSFEKNRVVDDELNSIKKRINLIGQISREIIDEMNEIIWALSPKHDDIQSLIFYLHHYTNKMIEQSNIQLHFHFPESIEEYKLSPEERRNIFLIFKEAINNLVKYSKARTVTVSFIIENKNLNFEIIDDGVGFSELNPLDNKIPRFGLNNMKERANSIGAVLVIDSSYSKGTKIYFSLDLK
- a CDS encoding response regulator; protein product: MKKINVTVVEDEPEILEGIEIILNQSLLFQCTGTYSNGEKLLEEINILKPDLVLMDIVLPGINGIECLKLIKMLNPDILVVMLTVFEDDEKIFNSILAGADGYLLKKTPPNKLIESLSDIVNGGVAMNPQIAKKVLDIFRIKPAQEFESLSNREMEILDGLVKGFTHKQIAEKLFISPETVRGHLKNIYRKLHVHSKTEAVVKALSFNPYRKY